A segment of the Toxotes jaculatrix isolate fToxJac2 chromosome 2, fToxJac2.pri, whole genome shotgun sequence genome:
acactggagtGCTGTTACAGCCTCCTTCCCCTAAGCCCCCTTTTTCCCACCCAATGCAATTAcaacacaggcagacaggctggGCCCTCGGACTgttgtttttgacctcatagCTTCCTCTGCCAGAGAGTCCAGGCTTTGACCACTGCTTGACTCCTCATACGCACCGCTATTAAGTTACAGTCTGTAAATTTCAATCACATAGCAGTTCATTTGCCAGGGAAATGACGTTATTTTTCCATAATGGCCCAAATTAAATCTCTGACTTCTCATTATGACAGTTTCCAATAAAGAGACAACAACAAACTGTATTATCATTTGATTATATTAACTGTTACTAATTATTTTGTTCCCGTTTCACAGAGATGGgaagctctgctctgctcacagCTGTGGTAGTTGGAGCATTTCTATGGATCGCTGCCATCCATGCAGGTGGGTTAATGGTTAGATATAGAAGATGTTAATTGTTGTAAAGAGTATTTACTTTGTTGCATTCAATTAAAGCTCCATTAAAAGATGCAGACATTTTACATCCTTATCATCagatcacaatttttttttaaatgatattaTTATATTGCATAAACTATTACTTAGTGAAACGAAGGAAATCTTCAGTATCGGAATGCCGAAGCTTGAAAAGCAGGGAGTTTAGAATATGAAAAATTCCCCAATCAGCATACACATGTCACAACTTCATTTAATTattctgacttttcattttctgttgcttcATTATTCTGTTACTTGTGTTCAGGCACATTGTGTGCTTTacaatttcaaacaaaaaatacCTCTCTTAGTTAACCACATAGCCTTACTCATCTCAAGAGGTGTCTTGTGGCTTCCAGGAAATGCAGTTAACATATCTCTTACTGTTACCACTAGATTTTCCTCTAAAGGAAACCACGGTCTCTTTGCAAGTATACTATATCACTTTTCTGATAAGTGTCTAGTTATTTGGAGTGTGTTtgaccttgtttttcttttacatttccCAGATTTGGTATATTTCTCAATTTATTTTTGACTGATAACATTGTGTTTGACAGACATGCATGTACCAGGTTTTCTGCCCTTGTGCTCACATGTGTGCTTGCCATTCTGTCTTTGTGCTTCAGGCACTGAAGATGATGGGAGGCTGCTGTGTACATGCGAGAATGAAAAAGGCACATGCATAAATGCAACTTGCAGAGGAGACATCTGTTTCTACACCTGGGTGCAAGGCTATGAAGAGAAAGGCTGTTTCTCCGCGGATAGCTACAGGGAGCAGTGCTTGACCTCCTTCAAGCGCTTTTTTGtccactgctgcagagagaactACTGCAACGCCTTGACCACACCACCTCCAAATATTAGTCAGTACCCAGATGCAATTGCTTTACAACATTTGAACTTCACAGCCATGACACTTTAAGAACCTCATGATCATTTAGTTCTTTCAGGCTCCACAATTCAGTACACATCCTGCATTACTTCATACTGATGGGATTCAAAACATCCCAATAAACAGAAACTGGTTCCCCCTTGTGGTCAGTTAAAGCAAATTAATACTGTGTGGCTTTCCTCTGTAGGATGGGGTGATGCCCTGAATGTCAGGTTACtagcatgtgtgtatttgatcAAAAATAATTCCAAACTGAAACCTAATTTCCTCAATGTGCTGAAATGTTCTCAACTAATATCCCAAACTcaaaagtgtttctgtgtgtctaaATGCTTATCTGTGTTCAGATGGCGAACCGACAACAACGCCCCCAGAATTCCCTCGTCCAACATTGTGGATCTCTTTGGTTTTGCTGCTGTCAATCGTgactgccagtgtgtgtggccTGGTGCTGTTCCTGCGCTTCCAACGTGCACCCTGCAAACGCAGGAATGTAGAAGACCATGATTCCACCAAGCTCAAGGTCACCAATGGAGATGATCCCTCATACGGAGTAAGAGATGTTTGACCTAAGACAGAATATAACATGCATATGTATCAAAAGATTTTCAGGTTTTTGAGTTCTCACGTAtgcaatgtctgtgtgtctctttctgcaGGGTATCTTTGATGAGTTTTGTACATCAGGGAGTGGGACAGGACTGCCCTATCTGGTCCAAAGGACCATGGCCAGACAAATCTCACTTGTCGAATGTGTTGGTCAGTCTCCTTCCTCACCACTGCTGTgcttttttgctctgttttgtttattactCTGAAGTTGTGTAATTGTGCCACTCTGTTTCCAGGTAAGGGCAGGTATGGGGAGGTGTGGAGGGGAACTTGGATGGGGGAAAGTGTGGCTGTCAAGATCTTCTCCTCTAGGGACGAGCAGTCCTGgtttagagagacagagatttaCAATACTGTACAGCTGCGACACGACAACATACTGGGTACGGCAGCAGATTCTCGTGATGCCTTTCCTCATTTCAAAAAGCATCAGCCAAAAGGCAGACATTGAAATACCCATATTCTATTCTGACTTTTAGGTTTCATCGCCTCTGACATGACATCCAAGAATTCCAGCACCCAGCTGTGGCTCGTCACTCATTTTCATGAGCTGGGTTCACTCTACGACTTCCTGCAGTACAGCAGCTTGGAGCCAGAGAGCTGCCTGAGGATGTGCc
Coding sequences within it:
- the acvrl1 gene encoding serine/threonine-protein kinase receptor R3, which translates into the protein MGSSALLTAVVVGAFLWIAAIHAGTEDDGRLLCTCENEKGTCINATCRGDICFYTWVQGYEEKGCFSADSYREQCLTSFKRFFVHCCRENYCNALTTPPPNINGEPTTTPPEFPRPTLWISLVLLLSIVTASVCGLVLFLRFQRAPCKRRNVEDHDSTKLKVTNGDDPSYGGIFDEFCTSGSGTGLPYLVQRTMARQISLVECVGKGRYGEVWRGTWMGESVAVKIFSSRDEQSWFRETEIYNTVQLRHDNILGFIASDMTSKNSSTQLWLVTHFHELGSLYDFLQYSSLEPESCLRMCLSVVCGLVHLHTEIVSSQEKPAIAHRDLKSRNILVKRNGQCCIADLGLAVIHSQSHDYLDVGNNPRVGTKRYMAPEVLDETICMDVFESYKQTDIWALGLVFWEITRRTIVNGIVEEYRPPFFDLVPSDPSFEEMKKVVCVDQQRPSLHNRLHSHPILSATARIMKECWYQKPQARLTALRVRKTLSKLDHDSDFSIEKLKQDV